A genome region from Brooklawnia propionicigenes includes the following:
- the secD gene encoding protein translocase subunit SecD — MGFAIVVAMLFALMALTGTWTPRLGLDLRGGTTITLTARTSDGSTVPRENLETARNIIQNRVDSLGVGESSVTIQGNDKIEVAVPNVSSDELVELVGTTAKLAFRPVIGVQQVPQTDTSTAEPTSEATPSGEASAEATSSPTAGEQTPAEASAEPTSAPASTAERRPVPNLPTEPPAPATPRPTAPGDQELTLDQQLGYTPTQQDAEDFAAFQCGDEFPDVVDQPLIACDQTGSYKYFLGPVILSGEHVTDATAGIPQGEVAWIVSLTFDDEGSAIFADATEALAQKSQPQNQFAIVLDREVISAPSVSERITGGKASISGTGITESTAKALATTLRYGSLPVDLETSSVDTVSPVLGGNQMTAGIIAGIVGLALVIAYSLLYYRGLTIVVAGSLLAAAAVTYAVMVLLGSAVGFALNLPGIAGAIVAIGVTADSFVVYFERIRDEIRDGHSLHHSIQSGWHKARGTILMADGVQLLAAVVLYFLAIGSVKGFAFTLGVTTAIDLLLVIFFTHPLMTLLGRTTFFGEGHKNSGLDPQHLGVSRASLLGRRGTARKRTKPDASAARKPGTSKKAEEASHE, encoded by the coding sequence ATCGGTTTCGCGATCGTCGTCGCAATGCTGTTCGCCCTGATGGCGTTGACCGGAACGTGGACCCCGCGGCTGGGTCTGGACCTGCGCGGTGGCACGACGATCACGCTGACTGCCCGCACCAGTGATGGCAGCACCGTGCCCCGGGAGAACCTGGAGACCGCGCGCAACATCATCCAGAACCGCGTCGATTCCCTCGGTGTCGGCGAGTCGTCGGTGACGATTCAGGGCAACGACAAGATCGAGGTTGCCGTTCCGAATGTGAGCAGCGACGAACTCGTCGAGCTGGTCGGTACCACCGCCAAGCTGGCATTCCGTCCGGTCATCGGGGTACAGCAGGTCCCGCAGACCGACACCTCCACTGCCGAACCGACGAGCGAGGCGACACCCTCGGGAGAGGCGAGCGCGGAGGCAACATCGTCGCCGACTGCCGGTGAGCAGACCCCCGCCGAAGCCAGTGCCGAGCCGACGTCCGCACCGGCCAGCACGGCCGAGCGACGCCCGGTCCCGAATCTGCCGACCGAGCCGCCGGCCCCGGCGACCCCGCGTCCGACCGCTCCGGGCGACCAGGAGCTGACCCTGGACCAGCAGCTGGGCTACACCCCGACTCAGCAGGACGCCGAGGACTTCGCCGCCTTCCAGTGCGGCGACGAGTTCCCCGACGTCGTCGATCAGCCCCTGATCGCCTGCGACCAGACCGGCAGCTACAAGTACTTCCTCGGACCGGTCATCCTCAGCGGTGAACATGTCACTGATGCGACCGCCGGCATCCCGCAGGGCGAGGTCGCCTGGATCGTCTCGCTGACCTTTGACGACGAGGGCTCCGCGATCTTCGCCGATGCCACCGAGGCCCTGGCGCAGAAATCGCAGCCCCAGAATCAGTTCGCGATCGTGCTCGACCGCGAGGTGATCTCGGCGCCCAGCGTGAGCGAACGGATCACCGGCGGCAAGGCCAGCATCTCCGGCACGGGCATCACCGAGAGCACCGCCAAGGCGCTGGCCACCACGCTGCGCTACGGCTCGCTGCCGGTCGACCTGGAGACCAGCTCGGTCGACACGGTGTCCCCGGTGCTGGGCGGCAACCAGATGACCGCCGGCATCATCGCCGGCATCGTCGGCCTGGCCCTGGTCATCGCCTACAGCCTCCTCTACTACCGCGGCCTGACGATCGTGGTGGCGGGTTCGTTGCTGGCGGCGGCCGCGGTCACGTATGCGGTGATGGTACTGCTCGGATCGGCGGTCGGCTTCGCGCTGAACCTGCCCGGCATCGCCGGCGCCATCGTGGCGATCGGTGTGACCGCCGACTCGTTCGTCGTCTACTTCGAACGAATACGAGACGAGATCCGCGACGGTCACAGCCTGCACCACTCGATCCAGTCGGGCTGGCACAAGGCCCGAGGCACCATCTTGATGGCCGACGGCGTGCAGCTGCTGGCCGCCGTGGTGCTGTACTTCCTGGCCATCGGCAGCGTCAAGGGCTTCGCCTTCACCCTGGGCGTCACGACCGCGATCGATCTGCTGCTGGTGATCTTCTTCACTCATCCGCTGATGACCTTGCTGGGCCGGACGACGTTCTTCGGCGAGGGCCACAAGAACTCCGGTCTGGATCCCCAGCACCTGGGCGTCAGCCGGGCCTCCCTGCTGGGACGGCGTGGCACCGCCCGCAAACGCACCAAGCCCGACGCGTCTGCTGCCCGCAAGCCCGGCACGAGCAAGAAAGCCGAGGAGGCCAGCCATGAGTGA
- the secF gene encoding protein translocase subunit SecF, whose amino-acid sequence MSDTKLAPSAPKTTFAHRLYTGDFQFDFMAHRRRWYTISAVLLLISVLAVSVRGLNLGIDFVGGSVFQAPVQVTESTVDDFGQAVSATGVADLDTQVNTVGDSTVRIQTRSLENDEVVTVREAIAEQAGVASDDVAYSLIGPSWGKQITQQALVALVVFLVLVGVLIWLYFREWKMSASALIALLHDLVVTVGLYALAGFTVTPATVIAVLTILGYSLYDTVVVFDMVREQTRDLKNQPRSYTQAANAAVNQVLVRSINTTIIAVLPVLAILIAGLVVLGGEGPLADLGLAMLIGMISGAYSSIFLAAPLLAQLREREPAMIKHRAALEKAQRRKTKVVASVAASDEQLSAAGGPLAVLPAEGVLEFATTDDAASVEQQPATPADDQAPAEPKPRVQPSKQSRSARKK is encoded by the coding sequence ATGAGTGACACCAAGCTCGCTCCGTCCGCCCCGAAGACGACCTTCGCCCACCGGCTGTACACCGGCGACTTCCAGTTCGACTTCATGGCACATCGCCGGCGCTGGTACACCATCAGCGCCGTGCTGCTGCTGATCTCGGTGCTGGCGGTCTCGGTGCGCGGCTTGAACCTGGGTATCGACTTCGTCGGTGGCTCGGTCTTCCAGGCGCCCGTCCAGGTCACCGAGTCGACGGTCGACGATTTCGGGCAGGCGGTCTCCGCGACAGGGGTGGCCGATCTCGACACGCAGGTCAACACCGTCGGTGACTCCACCGTGCGTATCCAGACCCGCAGCCTGGAGAACGACGAGGTGGTCACGGTACGCGAGGCGATCGCCGAGCAGGCCGGTGTGGCCTCCGACGACGTCGCCTACTCGCTGATCGGACCGTCGTGGGGCAAACAGATCACCCAGCAGGCACTGGTCGCGCTGGTCGTCTTCCTGGTGCTGGTCGGCGTGCTGATCTGGCTGTACTTCCGGGAATGGAAGATGTCGGCCTCGGCTCTGATAGCGCTGCTGCACGACCTGGTGGTGACGGTCGGGCTGTATGCGTTGGCCGGGTTCACCGTGACTCCGGCGACGGTGATCGCGGTGCTGACGATTCTGGGCTACTCGCTGTATGACACGGTGGTCGTTTTCGACATGGTGCGTGAGCAGACCCGCGATCTGAAGAATCAGCCGCGCAGCTACACCCAGGCCGCCAATGCGGCCGTCAATCAGGTGCTCGTCCGGTCGATCAACACCACCATCATCGCCGTGCTGCCGGTGCTGGCGATCCTGATCGCCGGTCTGGTGGTACTGGGCGGTGAAGGTCCGCTGGCCGATCTCGGCCTGGCGATGCTGATCGGCATGATCTCGGGCGCCTACTCCTCGATCTTCCTGGCCGCGCCGCTGCTGGCCCAGCTGCGCGAACGGGAGCCGGCGATGATCAAGCATCGTGCGGCGCTCGAGAAGGCTCAGCGCCGCAAGACCAAGGTCGTCGCCTCGGTGGCCGCCTCCGACGAGCAGCTGAGCGCTGCCGGTGGACCGCTGGCAGTCCTGCCCGCCGAAGGTGTGCTGGAGTTCGCCACCACCGACGACGCCGCTTCCGTTGAGCAGCAGCCGGCGACCCCAGCGGACGATCAAGCCCCGGCAGAACCCAAGCCGCGGGTCCAGCCGTCCAAACAGTCCCGTTCGGCAAGAAAGAAATGA
- a CDS encoding adenine phosphoribosyltransferase, which yields MSDDHRVTRAANLIRTVLDFPKPGIRFRDITPLLGDVDAFGDVIDVMAEHAPANASVVCGVESRGFIFGTPLALRLGLGFVPIRKPGKLPGAVVEQSYDLEYGSTMLAIHTDALHPDDNVLLVDDLLATGGTLQASKRLVEQLGATVAQIQVVLELVGQPGRDSLIADGVQDLFAMIGIED from the coding sequence ATGAGTGATGATCACCGGGTGACCCGGGCGGCGAACCTGATCCGCACGGTGCTGGACTTCCCGAAGCCGGGCATCAGGTTCCGCGACATCACACCGCTGCTGGGCGACGTCGATGCCTTCGGTGATGTCATCGACGTGATGGCCGAGCATGCCCCGGCGAACGCCAGCGTGGTCTGCGGGGTGGAGTCGCGTGGCTTCATCTTCGGCACCCCGCTTGCGCTGCGGCTGGGACTGGGCTTCGTCCCGATCCGCAAGCCGGGCAAGCTGCCCGGTGCAGTGGTGGAGCAGAGCTACGACCTCGAGTACGGCTCCACCATGCTGGCCATCCACACCGATGCACTGCACCCGGACGACAATGTGCTGCTGGTCGACGATCTGCTCGCCACCGGCGGGACGCTGCAGGCGTCCAAACGCCTGGTGGAGCAGTTGGGTGCCACGGTCGCGCAGATCCAGGTGGTGCTGGAGCTGGTCGGACAGCCGGGCCGCGACTCGCTGATCGCCGACGGAGTGCAAGATCTTTTCGCGATGATCGGCATCGAGGACTAA
- a CDS encoding RelA/SpoT family protein, whose translation MSEGSVYGPYGSGQGTPGSPRSTTLERVSSGPEQPRLRMRQRLAWFGAANRPPQSAVLDPLFSVVKANHPKTDLEQLERAYHTAEHYHRGQIRKSGEPYITHPLAVATILAELGMTESTLCAALLHDTVEDTSYTLDQLRADFGDEIARLVDGVTKLDKLTYGESAKAETIRKLVVATARDVRVLVIKLADRLHNMRTLSYLRPDKQQRIARDTLEIFAPLAHRLGMNAIKWELEDLSFATLQPKVYDEIVRMVAEAAPQRERQLREVIDQAQKDLAEAGIKATVYGRPKHYYSIYQKMVVRGRDFADIYDLVGLRVLVDTTRDCYGALGVLHTRWNPLPGRFKDYIAMPKYNMYQSLHTTVLGPGNHPVEFQIRTHEMHRRAEYGVAAHWKYKEEANGKGGKNNGSDPDPDASQLNWVQQINEWQRETDDPGEFLESLRFELNTTEVYVFTPKGDVIALPKDATPVDLAYAIHSEVGDRCIGARVNGRLVPLSSKLSNGDICEILVSRAEDAGPSRDWLSFVTSPRAISKIKQHFTRERREEAIESGKDQLARQLRKSGLPIQRMLTVEHLTAVADSYRLANVDALYAAIGEGNVGAQGVVQRLVETAGGLEATVDEGSEDMRIAAPRRRSTGKNDAGVVVEGLPDMWVKLAKCCTPLPGDAIMGFVTRENGVSVHRRDCTNAANLLSQPERIVQVEWAATGGVGYLVAIQVEALDRTGLLSELTKALSDQGISITSALVSTTKDRLAKVRLTFECSDPQYLDHVINQMRRISGVYDVYRVSQGG comes from the coding sequence ATGTCGGAAGGCAGCGTCTACGGGCCCTACGGCAGCGGCCAGGGAACCCCCGGCTCCCCCCGCTCGACCACCTTGGAGCGCGTCTCCAGTGGCCCCGAACAGCCCCGACTGCGAATGCGGCAGCGGCTGGCGTGGTTCGGGGCGGCCAATCGTCCACCCCAGTCGGCGGTGCTGGATCCGCTGTTCTCGGTGGTGAAGGCCAATCACCCCAAGACCGATCTCGAGCAATTGGAGAGGGCCTACCACACCGCGGAGCACTACCATCGCGGCCAGATCCGTAAGAGCGGTGAGCCCTACATCACCCATCCGCTGGCGGTGGCCACGATTCTCGCCGAACTGGGCATGACCGAGTCCACGTTGTGCGCTGCGCTGCTGCACGACACGGTGGAGGACACCAGCTACACCCTCGATCAGCTGCGCGCCGACTTCGGCGACGAGATCGCCCGCCTGGTCGACGGGGTCACCAAACTCGACAAGCTCACCTACGGCGAGTCGGCCAAGGCAGAGACGATCCGCAAGCTCGTGGTCGCGACCGCACGCGATGTGCGGGTGCTCGTGATCAAGCTGGCCGACCGCCTGCACAACATGCGTACCCTCAGCTATCTGCGTCCCGACAAGCAGCAACGCATCGCCCGGGATACCCTGGAGATCTTCGCGCCGCTGGCTCACCGGCTGGGTATGAACGCGATCAAGTGGGAGCTGGAGGACCTCTCGTTCGCCACCTTGCAGCCGAAGGTCTACGACGAGATCGTCCGGATGGTTGCCGAGGCGGCGCCGCAACGCGAGCGGCAGCTGCGTGAGGTGATCGATCAGGCCCAGAAGGACTTGGCCGAGGCCGGCATCAAGGCGACGGTCTATGGGCGTCCCAAGCACTACTACTCGATCTACCAGAAGATGGTGGTGCGGGGCCGCGACTTCGCCGACATCTACGATCTGGTCGGGCTGCGGGTGCTGGTCGACACCACCCGCGACTGTTACGGCGCGCTCGGCGTGCTGCACACCCGGTGGAATCCGCTGCCCGGGCGGTTCAAGGATTACATCGCGATGCCGAAGTACAACATGTACCAGTCGCTTCACACCACGGTGCTGGGCCCTGGCAACCATCCGGTGGAGTTCCAAATCCGCACCCACGAGATGCACCGGCGGGCCGAGTACGGTGTCGCTGCGCACTGGAAGTACAAGGAAGAAGCCAACGGCAAGGGCGGCAAGAACAACGGCAGCGATCCCGACCCGGACGCCTCCCAGCTGAACTGGGTGCAGCAGATCAACGAGTGGCAGCGGGAGACCGACGATCCGGGGGAGTTCCTCGAATCGCTGCGTTTCGAACTCAACACCACCGAGGTCTACGTCTTCACCCCCAAGGGCGATGTCATCGCACTGCCGAAGGACGCCACACCGGTCGACCTGGCCTACGCGATTCACTCCGAGGTCGGCGACCGATGTATCGGCGCCCGGGTGAACGGACGCCTGGTGCCGCTGAGCAGCAAGCTGAGCAATGGTGACATCTGCGAGATCCTGGTGTCGCGGGCAGAGGATGCCGGTCCCAGCCGCGACTGGCTGAGCTTCGTCACCAGCCCACGGGCGATCTCGAAGATCAAGCAGCACTTCACCCGGGAGCGCCGCGAGGAAGCCATCGAGAGCGGCAAAGACCAGCTGGCTCGTCAACTGCGCAAGTCGGGGCTGCCGATCCAGCGGATGCTGACCGTCGAGCACCTGACTGCGGTCGCCGATAGCTATCGACTGGCGAATGTGGACGCCCTGTATGCGGCTATCGGTGAAGGAAATGTCGGCGCTCAAGGCGTGGTGCAGCGTCTGGTGGAGACCGCAGGTGGCCTGGAGGCGACCGTCGACGAAGGCTCCGAAGACATGCGGATCGCTGCTCCGAGGCGGCGATCCACGGGAAAGAACGATGCCGGCGTGGTGGTCGAGGGACTACCGGACATGTGGGTGAAGCTGGCCAAGTGCTGCACACCGTTGCCCGGGGACGCCATCATGGGGTTCGTCACTCGTGAGAACGGTGTCTCGGTGCACCGACGCGACTGCACCAATGCCGCGAACCTGCTCTCCCAGCCGGAGCGCATCGTCCAGGTCGAATGGGCCGCCACCGGCGGGGTGGGATACCTGGTCGCGATCCAGGTGGAGGCGTTGGATCGCACCGGACTGCTCTCCGAGCTCACCAAGGCTCTCAGCGATCAGGGCATCTCGATTACCTCTGCCCTGGTCAGCACGACGAAAGATCGGTTGGCCAAGGTGCGATTGACCTTCGAATGCAGCGACCCGCAGTATCTCGATCACGTCATCAACCAGATGCGCCGGATCTCCGGGGTATACGACGTCTACCGGGTCAGCCAGGGCGGCTGA
- a CDS encoding DUF349 domain-containing protein — MSESAGPARFGRVDSDGTVYVVTSTGERRVGQVPDADPAEALAFFVRRFEALETEVNLLSKRIESGTVSPEEARKAVNALSTSIAEANAVGDLDGLIVTLQGLAPQLAAAQEARKAQRAQQNEETRAAKEAMVEQAEKLAAGNDWRGGVNRFRALLDEWKALPRIDRATDDELWHRFSSARTTYTRRRKAQFASENERRDGARKAKEAIIARAREIAGSTDWSDTAAEFRQLMNQWKAAGGAAREIDDALWAEFRGLQDQFFEARSAAFSAEDDEFRENLTAKQSLLDEAEATIVPVTDVKTARDQFRDFLARYNEHGKVPRDAIRPLENRVRALEHAIKAAEDDEWRRTDPEARKRASDTVEMFTTQIEKLAKQADDAEARGDLKKAQKTRESIKTYTEWLNQATKALDEFSGNGA, encoded by the coding sequence ATGAGTGAAAGTGCAGGGCCGGCTCGTTTCGGTCGCGTCGATTCCGATGGCACCGTCTACGTCGTGACTTCGACGGGTGAACGAAGAGTGGGCCAAGTTCCAGATGCCGATCCAGCCGAGGCACTGGCGTTCTTCGTCCGCCGCTTCGAGGCCCTCGAAACCGAGGTGAACCTGCTGTCCAAGCGCATCGAATCGGGCACCGTGTCACCCGAGGAGGCGCGCAAAGCGGTCAATGCCCTCAGCACATCGATTGCGGAGGCCAACGCGGTAGGCGACCTCGACGGCCTGATCGTGACCCTCCAGGGCCTGGCACCCCAGCTCGCCGCAGCTCAGGAGGCCCGCAAGGCTCAGCGTGCCCAGCAGAACGAAGAGACCCGCGCTGCCAAAGAGGCGATGGTCGAACAGGCCGAGAAGCTTGCCGCCGGCAACGACTGGCGCGGTGGTGTCAACAGGTTCCGTGCCCTGCTCGATGAGTGGAAGGCGCTGCCGCGCATCGATCGGGCGACCGACGACGAACTGTGGCATCGTTTCAGCAGCGCCCGCACCACCTACACCCGCCGGCGCAAGGCGCAGTTCGCCAGTGAGAACGAACGCCGCGACGGCGCCCGCAAGGCGAAAGAGGCCATCATCGCCCGGGCGCGCGAGATCGCCGGGTCCACCGACTGGTCCGACACCGCGGCCGAGTTCCGCCAGCTGATGAATCAGTGGAAGGCGGCCGGCGGCGCCGCGCGCGAGATCGACGACGCGCTGTGGGCGGAGTTCCGGGGACTGCAGGATCAGTTCTTCGAGGCCCGCTCGGCCGCATTCAGCGCCGAGGACGACGAGTTCCGCGAGAACCTCACGGCCAAGCAGTCGCTGCTCGATGAGGCCGAGGCGACGATTGTCCCGGTCACCGATGTCAAAACCGCTCGCGACCAGTTCCGTGATTTCCTCGCCCGCTACAACGAGCACGGCAAGGTGCCGCGCGACGCCATCCGGCCGCTGGAGAACCGCGTCCGGGCGCTGGAGCACGCGATCAAGGCTGCCGAGGACGACGAATGGCGCCGCACCGACCCAGAAGCCCGCAAGCGCGCCAGCGACACGGTCGAGATGTTCACCACGCAGATCGAGAAGCTCGCCAAGCAGGCCGACGATGCGGAGGCCCGCGGTGATCTCAAGAAGGCACAGAAGACCCGCGAGTCGATCAAGACCTACACCGAGTGGCTGAATCAGGCCACCAAGGCTCTGGACGAGTTCTCCGGCAACGGAGCCTAA
- a CDS encoding MBL fold metallo-hydrolase: MSIVTGPWQTNCYVVASGAPDSSNVQSAVIIDPGAHAGPSVHQVLDEQRLRPEGIICTHGHFDHVADAAKLANEFAIPVWLHPGDRPMLTEPVLGFGPGSEPLIEQVAGTTVLPAPDDLRPMADGDQLTVAGIDLEVIHAPGHTPGCVVLRSYVGGEPLLFSGDVLFAGSIGRVDLPGGSMTQMKQSLRRLCGLIDAETGILPGHGQTTTMARELATNPYLSKEALA; encoded by the coding sequence GTGTCAATCGTAACCGGGCCCTGGCAGACGAACTGCTATGTGGTAGCTTCCGGTGCCCCGGACTCATCCAACGTTCAATCCGCCGTGATCATCGATCCCGGAGCCCACGCCGGTCCGAGCGTCCACCAGGTGCTGGACGAACAGCGGCTGCGTCCGGAGGGCATCATCTGTACCCACGGTCATTTCGACCACGTTGCCGACGCCGCGAAGCTGGCCAACGAATTCGCCATACCGGTCTGGCTGCATCCCGGCGACCGGCCGATGCTCACCGAGCCGGTGCTCGGTTTCGGCCCGGGCAGCGAGCCGCTCATCGAACAGGTCGCTGGGACCACGGTGCTGCCGGCCCCCGACGATCTGCGGCCGATGGCCGACGGCGACCAGCTCACGGTGGCAGGCATCGACCTCGAGGTGATCCACGCCCCCGGTCACACGCCGGGCTGTGTGGTGCTGCGCAGCTACGTCGGCGGCGAGCCACTGCTGTTCAGCGGCGACGTGCTGTTCGCGGGCAGCATCGGACGTGTCGACCTGCCGGGCGGTTCGATGACCCAGATGAAGCAGTCGTTGCGCAGACTGTGCGGGCTGATCGACGCCGAAACCGGTATTCTGCCGGGGCACGGCCAGACCACGACCATGGCCCGTGAACTGGCTACCAATCCCTACCTGTCCAAGGAGGCTCTCGCCTGA
- the hisS gene encoding histidine--tRNA ligase, whose protein sequence is MARPKPLSGFPELLPAQRMVEQAVIDIVRETFELHGFASIETRAVETMDSLTRKGEITKEVYVVRRLHAEPGETGDDLGLHFDLTVPLARYVLENSGHLQFPFRRYQIQKVWRGERPQEGRYREFTQADIDIVGENTLADHHDVEAPLVMLETLERLHGQLGLPPARMHVNNRKLSEGFYRGLGIEDTAAVLQRVDKFDKIGPDAVTELLTDELGLSGQVAAKCVELATICTEDDSFVGRVRELGVHSEMLDEGLDALAQVINAARIQVPGRMVADLKIARGLDYYTGTVYETVLVGYERLGSISSGGRYDSLATDGKRSYPGVGISLGLTRLLMPLLARGELAASRSVPSCVVVAVDTEQTRTTAMRVAAALRGRGIACEVAPKADKYGKQIRYADRRGIPYVWFGGVSGEVKDIRSGDQVAADARVWTPPKADARPRVIAGGQ, encoded by the coding sequence ATGGCCCGACCCAAGCCGCTGTCCGGCTTTCCGGAACTTCTGCCCGCCCAGCGCATGGTCGAGCAGGCAGTCATCGACATTGTCCGCGAGACCTTCGAGTTGCACGGATTCGCCAGTATCGAGACCCGCGCCGTGGAGACGATGGACTCGCTCACCCGCAAGGGCGAGATAACCAAGGAGGTCTATGTCGTCCGGCGGTTGCACGCCGAGCCTGGCGAGACCGGCGATGATCTCGGGCTGCACTTCGACCTGACCGTGCCGCTGGCCCGCTACGTGCTGGAAAACTCCGGGCACCTCCAATTCCCGTTCCGCCGCTACCAGATCCAGAAGGTCTGGCGAGGCGAGCGTCCGCAGGAGGGCCGGTACCGCGAGTTCACTCAGGCCGACATCGATATCGTCGGCGAGAACACCCTGGCTGACCACCACGATGTCGAGGCGCCGCTAGTGATGTTGGAGACGCTGGAGAGGCTCCACGGCCAACTCGGCCTTCCGCCGGCGCGCATGCATGTCAACAATCGCAAGCTATCCGAGGGCTTCTATCGCGGGCTTGGTATCGAGGACACCGCAGCGGTGCTGCAGCGGGTCGACAAGTTCGACAAGATCGGCCCGGACGCGGTGACCGAGTTGCTGACCGACGAGCTCGGGCTGTCCGGGCAGGTCGCGGCCAAGTGCGTCGAGCTGGCCACGATCTGCACCGAGGACGACTCGTTCGTCGGGCGGGTCCGCGAACTCGGCGTGCACAGCGAGATGCTGGACGAGGGCCTGGACGCGTTGGCGCAGGTGATCAACGCCGCACGGATCCAGGTGCCGGGCCGGATGGTCGCCGATCTGAAGATCGCGCGGGGGCTGGACTACTACACCGGCACCGTCTACGAAACGGTGCTCGTGGGCTATGAACGCCTCGGCTCGATCAGTTCGGGTGGGCGCTACGATTCGCTGGCCACCGACGGCAAGCGCAGCTATCCCGGGGTGGGGATCTCGTTGGGCCTGACCCGACTGCTGATGCCGCTGCTGGCCAGGGGAGAGCTGGCCGCCTCACGCAGTGTTCCGAGTTGCGTGGTGGTCGCCGTGGACACCGAACAGACCCGCACCACAGCAATGCGGGTGGCGGCGGCGCTGCGAGGCCGGGGAATCGCCTGCGAGGTGGCCCCCAAGGCCGACAAGTACGGCAAGCAGATCCGCTACGCCGATCGGCGCGGCATCCCGTATGTCTGGTTCGGCGGCGTGAGCGGAGAGGTGAAGGACATTCGCTCCGGAGACCAGGTCGCCGCGGATGCCCGCGTGTGGACCCCGCCCAAGGCCGACGCACGTCCCCGGGTGATCGCGGGCGGCCAGTAG